The genomic region GCGACTACGGCGCGGTCACCGCGTACTCCGACTCCCCGGTCGAGGCACTCGGATCGTGGGGCAGGGCGGGTGCCACCCTGGTGCATGTGGTTGATCTGGAAGGCGCTCGAACCGGGAAACCGTCGCCGGGGTTGGTGGAGACGATGGCCAGGGCCGCCATCCCGTTCCAGCTCGGAGGCGGGATTCGGACCGAGGCCGCCGCTGTTCGGGTTCTTGAAGCCGGCGCGGCGCGGGTGGTCCTTGGTTCGGCAGCGGTTTGGGAACCGGAGTTGTTGGCGATGCTGGTGGCTCGTTTCGGCGCCGACCGGATCGTGGCGGCGATCGACGTCAAGGCAGGATTGGCGACCGGGGCCGGATGGCTTGACGAGGGGCGACCGTTTGGAGACGTGATCGCCCTGGTGGCCACTGCCGGGGTCGGTTGGATCCTCACCACCGGAATCTCAAGGGACGGCACGATGAGCGGGCCGGATCTGGCGCTCACGAAGGAAGCCGTGCAGCGGGCACCGGACTGCCGGGTGATCGGTTCGGGAGGGGTTGGAACGCTCGCCGATCTTGTCGAACTGCGAAACGTCGGTGCGGACGCCGTGGTCGTTGGGAAGGCGCTTTACGAAGGAGCCTTCAGCTACGAACAAGCAGTGTTAGCGGTTGGCAAACCGCTCGAGGGCGAGACGGATGTGGTCGGGACCGACCGTTAGGGCATGGTCGTCGCCTCGTAGCGTGTTGAGGGCCGCTTCGCGCAACATGCCGGTGAGATCTGCGAATGACAACCCTTCCGTATCGGCAGCTACCTGGTCGAGGTCTACATCTTCGCTAAAGGGGACATCGACGATATCGAGTAACGCCCGCCGTGCTTCAAGTTCGGGCAGCC from Acidimicrobiia bacterium harbors:
- a CDS encoding 1-(5-phosphoribosyl)-5-[(5-phosphoribosylamino)methylideneamino] imidazole-4-carboxamide isomerase yields the protein MQIIPAIDVLDGQVVRLLKGDYGAVTAYSDSPVEALGSWGRAGATLVHVVDLEGARTGKPSPGLVETMARAAIPFQLGGGIRTEAAAVRVLEAGAARVVLGSAAVWEPELLAMLVARFGADRIVAAIDVKAGLATGAGWLDEGRPFGDVIALVATAGVGWILTTGISRDGTMSGPDLALTKEAVQRAPDCRVIGSGGVGTLADLVELRNVGADAVVVGKALYEGAFSYEQAVLAVGKPLEGETDVVGTDR